A section of the Agromyces aurantiacus genome encodes:
- a CDS encoding UDP-N-acetylmuramoyl-tripeptide--D-alanyl-D-alanine ligase, whose product MIALTLDEIAAATGGRLEASGTEATGATVVDGAVTTDSREIEPGGVFVAKRGEFDDGHRFAPGAVERGAALLIVERPLELAVPQVVVDDSVEALGALASEVVRRVRALGRLRIVGVTGSNGKTTTKNLLRTVLEEVGPTVAARKSYNNEVGAPTTMLELTEETEFLVAEMGASGIGHIAHLVRMARPDIGIVLKVGLAHAGEFGGIEKTVQAKSEMVTDLLPTDVALLNVDDPRVAGMADLTAARVVWFGLGERADVRATDVVVHARGTDFTVTVPGGESARVSFSVLGEHHVMNALAAIAAARELGVPLARIVAGLERVTLAEQWRMQVMGGRHDITVINDAYNASPDSVAAALKTLAQVKRPGARTIAVLGEMSELGEFSGEEHDRIGLLAVRLGVSQLVVVGEGARRMHISAINEGSWDGESAYVDTADEAFELVTSMVHPGDTVLVKSSNSAGLRHLGDRLGEWFA is encoded by the coding sequence GTGATCGCGCTGACGCTCGACGAGATCGCGGCGGCGACCGGGGGTCGCCTCGAAGCGAGCGGCACGGAGGCGACGGGCGCAACCGTCGTCGACGGCGCCGTCACGACCGACTCGCGGGAGATCGAGCCCGGCGGCGTGTTCGTGGCCAAGCGCGGCGAGTTCGACGACGGGCACCGCTTCGCGCCCGGCGCCGTCGAGCGCGGGGCCGCGCTGCTCATCGTCGAGCGCCCGCTCGAGCTCGCCGTGCCCCAGGTCGTGGTGGACGACTCGGTCGAGGCGCTCGGTGCCCTCGCGAGCGAGGTCGTCCGCCGAGTGCGCGCGCTCGGTCGCCTCAGGATCGTCGGGGTGACCGGATCCAACGGCAAGACGACGACGAAGAACCTGCTCCGCACGGTCCTCGAGGAGGTCGGCCCCACGGTCGCCGCGCGCAAGAGCTACAACAACGAGGTCGGCGCGCCCACGACCATGCTCGAGCTCACCGAGGAGACCGAGTTCCTCGTCGCCGAGATGGGCGCCTCGGGCATCGGGCACATCGCCCACCTCGTCCGCATGGCCCGGCCCGACATCGGCATCGTCCTCAAGGTCGGCCTCGCGCACGCCGGCGAGTTCGGCGGCATCGAGAAGACGGTGCAGGCCAAGTCCGAGATGGTCACCGACCTGCTCCCGACGGATGTCGCGCTGCTGAACGTCGACGACCCCCGCGTGGCGGGCATGGCCGACCTCACGGCCGCGCGCGTCGTCTGGTTCGGGCTCGGCGAACGCGCCGACGTGCGTGCGACCGACGTGGTCGTGCACGCGCGCGGCACCGACTTCACCGTGACCGTTCCGGGCGGCGAGTCGGCGCGCGTGTCCTTCTCGGTGCTCGGGGAGCACCACGTCATGAACGCGCTCGCGGCGATCGCCGCCGCGCGCGAACTCGGGGTGCCGCTCGCGAGGATCGTCGCCGGGCTCGAACGGGTGACGCTCGCCGAGCAGTGGCGCATGCAGGTCATGGGCGGTCGGCACGACATCACCGTCATCAACGACGCGTACAACGCGAGCCCCGACTCGGTCGCGGCCGCGCTCAAGACGCTCGCGCAGGTCAAGCGGCCCGGCGCGCGCACCATCGCGGTGCTCGGCGAGATGAGCGAGCTCGGCGAGTTCTCGGGGGAGGAGCACGACCGGATCGGCCTGCTCGCGGTCCGGCTGGGGGTCTCCCAGCTGGTCGTCGTGGGCGAGGGCGCGCGGCGCATGCACATCTCCGCGATCAACGAGGGCTCGTGGGACGGCGAGTCCGCCTACGTCGACACGGCCGACGAGGCGTTCGAGCTCGTCACGTCGATGGTGCACCCCGGAGACACCGTGCTGGTGAAATCG
- a CDS encoding Mur ligase family protein, with the protein MTGSPPSALRPQHPGARSLRSLAEAFGFEVRGGIDEIDVTGVAIASGAVHGGDLYVAVPGRHAHGADYAAQAAANGAVAVLTDAAGAERAAASGLPVLVTADARAALGEVAAWIHRTAENPATLFGVTGTNGKTSVVYLLYGILRQLGLTAGLTSTAERRIGDEAVTSSLTTPEASELHAMLARMREVDVRAVGIEVSAQALSRHRVDGVVFDVVGFTNLSHDHLDDYGSMGEYFEAKRELFTPERARRGVVTVDSDWGRRLVAESRIPVTTLATEPGLDADWTMAVLEETPAHTAFRLTAPDGRAIETRVPLIGRFMAANAALAIVMLVEAGHDLELIAHAVADHGIDAYIPGRAERVSGERGPVVYIDYGHTPDAFRQTLDAIRRTTAGRIVMVFGADGDRDTTKRADMGAIAARGADALVITDFHPRWEDPAAIRAALIAGARAAVPDREIHEIADPRAAFRAALALAGPGDAVLYAGPGHEDYQEVAGVKHPYSARDDARLALREAGWLE; encoded by the coding sequence GTGACCGGATCGCCTCCCTCGGCACTCCGGCCGCAGCACCCCGGCGCTCGCTCGCTCCGCAGCCTTGCGGAGGCGTTCGGGTTCGAGGTGCGCGGCGGGATCGACGAGATCGACGTGACGGGCGTCGCCATCGCCTCGGGCGCGGTCCACGGCGGCGACCTGTACGTCGCCGTGCCCGGTCGCCACGCGCACGGCGCCGACTACGCGGCCCAGGCGGCGGCGAACGGCGCGGTGGCCGTGCTGACGGATGCCGCGGGCGCCGAGCGCGCGGCCGCCTCCGGCCTGCCGGTGCTCGTGACCGCCGACGCGCGCGCGGCGCTCGGCGAGGTCGCCGCGTGGATCCATCGCACCGCGGAGAATCCGGCCACGCTGTTCGGGGTCACCGGGACCAACGGCAAGACGAGCGTCGTCTACCTGCTCTACGGCATCCTCCGGCAGCTCGGCCTGACGGCGGGCCTGACCTCGACGGCCGAGCGCCGGATCGGCGACGAGGCGGTGACGAGCTCGCTGACCACGCCCGAGGCGAGCGAGCTGCACGCGATGCTCGCGCGCATGCGCGAGGTCGACGTGCGCGCGGTCGGCATCGAGGTCTCGGCGCAGGCGCTCAGCCGGCACCGCGTCGACGGAGTCGTGTTCGACGTGGTCGGCTTCACGAACCTCTCGCACGACCACCTCGACGACTACGGGTCGATGGGGGAGTACTTCGAGGCCAAGCGCGAGCTGTTCACGCCCGAGCGCGCCCGTCGCGGCGTGGTGACGGTCGACTCGGATTGGGGCCGGCGCCTGGTCGCCGAGTCGCGGATCCCCGTGACGACGCTCGCGACCGAGCCCGGCCTCGATGCCGACTGGACCATGGCGGTGCTCGAGGAGACCCCCGCGCACACCGCCTTCCGGCTGACCGCGCCCGACGGCCGGGCGATCGAGACGCGCGTGCCGCTCATCGGCCGGTTCATGGCCGCGAACGCCGCGCTCGCGATCGTCATGCTCGTCGAGGCCGGGCACGACCTCGAGCTCATCGCGCACGCCGTCGCCGATCACGGCATCGACGCCTACATCCCCGGCCGCGCGGAGCGGGTCTCGGGCGAGCGCGGCCCGGTCGTGTACATCGACTACGGGCACACGCCCGATGCGTTCCGCCAGACGCTCGACGCGATCCGCCGCACGACCGCGGGCCGGATCGTCATGGTCTTCGGCGCCGACGGCGATCGCGACACGACCAAGCGCGCCGACATGGGCGCGATCGCCGCGCGCGGCGCCGACGCGCTCGTGATCACCGACTTCCACCCGCGGTGGGAGGATCCGGCCGCGATCCGCGCCGCGCTCATCGCCGGCGCGCGCGCCGCGGTACCCGACCGCGAGATCCACGAGATCGCCGACCCGCGGGCCGCGTTCCGTGCGGCACTCGCGCTCGCGGGGCCGGGCGACGCGGTGCTCTACGCGGGCCCAGGACACGAGGACTACCAGGAGGTCGCGGGCGTGAAGCATCCGTACTCGGCAAGGGACGACGCCAGGCTGGCACTGCGGGAAGCGGGGTGGCTCGAGTGA
- a CDS encoding peptidoglycan D,D-transpeptidase FtsI family protein has translation MRRIVAAGLALVLMVGWFVVRLVDIQVVRAAELNAASEDVRSRSATIYGVRGQILDANGMVLADSVMRYDIALSPKQAMLGPVVREEPDPADPSKRVEVEVPLDQVLDELGEVIGRPAAELRALIESSLEEDPGSDFAYVAKLVDTETYEEVKALDIPWVVPYEHPSRRYPNGAVAGNLLGFVGDDGDPLAGLEYSENRCLAGANGERTWLHSLKDWVEIPGSERVISEARQGGDLQLTIDADLQYFVQRVAAAQVQATGAQWGTVTVMEAKTGRLLAVADVPTVDPNAPSATDSDDRGSRAFTAPFEPGSTFKALTSATVIDAGEGDPNSGVTADYQYLPPNGADITDSHGHGPTNYTMTGMLIDSSNTAMSMFGERVSDERRYQDMLDFGLGSPSEVGFAGEASGDLHGGPDEWDPQTKYATMFGQGLTTSAIQIASVYQTLANGGVRMPVTLVEGCRQSDGTLTEVPSTEGRRVVSEKAADETAAMLEQVYLHGWLADDWNIPGYRVAAKTGTAQVPDGNGGYQSGYLVSVSGFAPADDPEFVVSVSIMDPVKMNSSAASAPVFQQVMSQVLKKYRTVPSGAPAPELPATW, from the coding sequence ATGCGTCGCATCGTCGCAGCGGGACTCGCGCTCGTGCTCATGGTGGGCTGGTTCGTCGTCCGGCTCGTCGACATCCAGGTCGTCCGGGCCGCCGAGCTCAACGCCGCCTCGGAGGACGTGCGGTCGCGCTCGGCGACGATCTACGGGGTGCGCGGCCAGATCCTCGATGCGAACGGGATGGTGCTCGCCGACAGCGTCATGCGGTACGACATCGCGCTCTCGCCGAAGCAGGCGATGCTCGGTCCGGTCGTCCGCGAGGAGCCCGATCCTGCCGACCCGTCCAAGCGCGTCGAGGTCGAGGTCCCGCTCGACCAGGTGCTCGACGAGCTCGGCGAGGTCATCGGGCGGCCCGCCGCCGAGCTGCGCGCGCTCATCGAGTCATCCCTCGAGGAGGACCCGGGCTCCGACTTCGCGTACGTCGCGAAGCTCGTCGACACGGAGACGTACGAGGAGGTGAAGGCCCTCGACATCCCCTGGGTCGTGCCCTACGAGCACCCGAGCCGGAGGTACCCGAACGGGGCCGTGGCCGGCAACCTCCTCGGGTTCGTCGGCGACGACGGGGATCCGCTCGCCGGGCTCGAGTACTCGGAGAACCGGTGCCTCGCGGGCGCGAACGGCGAGCGCACGTGGTTGCACAGCCTGAAGGACTGGGTCGAGATCCCGGGATCCGAGCGCGTCATCTCGGAGGCGAGGCAGGGCGGCGACCTCCAGCTGACCATCGACGCCGACCTCCAGTACTTCGTGCAGCGCGTGGCGGCCGCGCAGGTGCAGGCCACCGGAGCGCAGTGGGGGACCGTCACCGTGATGGAGGCGAAGACCGGTCGCCTGCTCGCGGTGGCCGACGTGCCGACGGTCGATCCGAACGCGCCCTCCGCGACCGACTCCGACGACCGCGGCTCGCGTGCGTTCACGGCGCCGTTCGAGCCCGGCTCGACCTTCAAGGCGCTCACGTCGGCGACGGTGATCGACGCCGGCGAGGGCGACCCGAACAGCGGCGTGACCGCCGACTACCAGTACCTCCCCCCGAACGGCGCCGACATCACCGACAGCCACGGCCACGGTCCGACGAACTACACCATGACGGGCATGCTCATCGACTCCTCGAACACCGCGATGTCGATGTTCGGCGAGCGCGTGAGCGACGAACGGCGCTACCAGGACATGCTCGACTTCGGGCTCGGCTCGCCGAGCGAGGTCGGCTTCGCGGGCGAGGCGTCCGGCGACCTGCACGGCGGGCCCGACGAATGGGACCCGCAGACGAAGTACGCCACGATGTTCGGCCAGGGCCTCACCACGAGCGCGATCCAGATCGCGAGCGTCTACCAGACGCTCGCGAACGGCGGCGTGCGGATGCCGGTCACCCTGGTCGAGGGCTGCCGGCAGTCGGATGGCACGCTCACCGAGGTCCCGTCGACCGAGGGTCGGCGCGTGGTGTCCGAGAAGGCGGCCGACGAGACCGCGGCCATGCTCGAGCAGGTGTACCTGCACGGATGGCTCGCCGACGACTGGAACATCCCGGGCTACCGCGTGGCGGCGAAGACGGGGACCGCGCAGGTGCCCGACGGCAACGGCGGGTACCAGTCGGGCTATCTCGTCTCCGTGTCGGGATTCGCCCCCGCCGACGACCCCGAGTTCGTCGTTTCGGTCAGCATCATGGACCCCGTTAAGATGAATTCGTCCGCCGCATCCGCTCCCGTCTTCCAACAGGTGATGAGCCAGGTGCTGAAGAAGTATCGGACGGTTCCATCCGGCGCCCCGGCGCCCGAGTTGCCAGCCACCTGGTAG